The genomic DNA AACAATGACCGAAGAGAAACACTTCGTTAaatgtgaaaatgttaaaaaaccaTTGTTAATTAAATGCTATTTTGGAAAGATAAACTCATGGCAATTGAAAAGGCTCAGACGCACAAAGTGCAATAGTTACTTATTCCCAATGCACATACATTCACAGGAAAATGGCTGTTTACATTCTACTGGCATATCTTACCCCATTTATCTTTAGTATAAAAATATGTCCATCTATTACAATAAGATAAAAAACACGGAGATGTTCGCAATAAGCTCCCTCAAACTGGTGCTCCTGGAAACTGCTGCTGTCTTTGTTCCAAAACTTGCTGGTTTAATAGCTGTTGCTGTTTCTGTAAAAACTGCACTACTTCAGGACTTCTTAGTAAGGACttcaagagaaaacagaaaaaaagaaaaattattatttacGTGATTAGATTGCACACATGCTATGGAACTACTCTGATGTGTCCTTACACATGGTATAATATGCTTGCAAAACAAAACGTACTGAATTAACTCACTTCTGGGTCTGGTATATTACAATTACACTGCAAACTAATAATAAAATCTGACATGATACACcaaaatattaaaacctaaaaataataGGTGAAGCCTGATATTACTGGTGACTCTATGCACAAAGGAAAATGCTTTACACAGTAAGCCAGCATATAACAcgtacactcacacacacactcactctctCTATGAAACACAAGAGCAAACAGCCAAGAACAGCACTGGCCCAGGATTacaaaaagaggaaatgaaagggaccatttatgtatgtgtatacaaacacacaaacacgtgtgcatacatgtgtaaatatatgtacatacgtacacataaaaataaaaggtaatatTAGCACATTaccaaaatttcagaaaaaatatagctgctgtaaaaaaaagaaaaaaactaaatgaagtttTGTatgttaatcatttaaaaatataattgtaatCATACAACAAATATAATAAACTAtggttaatatattttattacctAAAATGCCTACATAAATTGATGGAAGAAAAAACTTCaccaaaataaactgaaaaatatgaactgaatactgattttaaaatttagcatTACAACATAgtacattttctatttattaaatagtttttaaaaatcatttgtaaaGACTGCCCCAACTTCTATGAAGTAAAGGTAAAACAGTCTATCTAGCTGTTACTAGATGTTGGGCACTTAGGTTGTTTCAAGTACTAGTTGACTATTTATGGTGCATACACTTCAGGGGAACAGCCTCATGTCTAATTTTAGCCATACTTAGGATTTATTTTCtgggaatgaaaataaatgaccaTTCTAAAGACTCCTGATAGTCACTGCCAAACTGCTCGCAACAGGGCTGCGCAGGTACCTGACACATCGCCAAGACGAGCGGGCCCATCTCCCCCGACGCACGCCACTGTGCAAACCACTCAGACAACCTCCGCTTACTGCTACTGTCATTTTACTGTGGGTATTACTGATACTGAAAACCTTTTCCTATCACATAATAGGAGAACCTCagcttttttctatttatatcttttgtaATGCATTGAGGtcaaaatttttttcatcaatttaCATGACTGTTTTATGTAATAAATCAACCACATTAACCACttttatatttgttacaaatatttttcctgttATGTTGCacttatttttccacattttttagaCACTATTCATTTTTATGTAGTCACATTTATAAtctttcttttgtgattttgttctatttctttaagCTAGAACATTATTCCacatttttttgagatatttaaagttctgattctatttttttgtttgttttttgttttttttttttttgaagttttaaaactcttTAGTATGGCAGGAATTTATTTTGATGTAGTGTGAtgtgataaattattttttcctccaattACTATACAATTATTCTAGTATTCACTGAATAATCACTCCTTCCCCAAAAGACTTCTGATGCCTGTTACCAATTTATTAATAGAGATCCTTATTAAATATTTGTCTAAATATTTAAAGCATTCTTTAGTAAACCCTAGAATTTAGTGCAAGGAGAGTCTGTTTTAAAAACCCATGTTGCTCGGGTATCAGACCTTAGTCAATGAAGAAATTTTTGTTCATATAGTCTTGGGAGAGCTGTGTGAGATTTCAGTGTGTAACGGCAAAGAGGCACAATTCAATTCCAAAGACCGGTTTAAAAAGTGTTGAGATCTAAATAATTCCATTTGTAACCAAAAACTCCAGTGAATAGATTTCTAAGTACTTTACCAACAGACACTCACCAGTCTTTTTTGATTTAACACTTGTTCTAAAAGAGTCGGTCTCGCAGGACGATCGCCAAAAGATCCTGCTCTCTGTTTAACGATGGCGAGGATGCTATCTGCGCTCTCCTGGGGTAAATGACAAACAGGCAAGGGCTTAGCAGTCATACGATAGTCCGTGATTACAGGCATCTCCATGACAGGATGGACagagctcagcctctcctttttCCTGCCCAATCCCTGTGGGACTTCCCGAACACTCCATCAGTGTTGGCGGCTGATTTTATACAACACTCCTTCTGCACTCCCTCTTCCCCTATGGAAGCCTAAGCCCAGGGTTTCCAATCTGAGTTCCTCAGTTTCTGTATCTTCAGTATCTCAAGGATAACAGAGGGGCAGAGTGGGGAGCCGGAGAAAAGAGTTACCAGTGAGCTACCTTACAAACTACAAAAATGCCAAGTGGAAACTGAACATCTCCTTCTTATAAAGCTACCCAGGTCAAACCAGTCTGTCTGCCTATGGATGGAAGACATCAACTCAGTGGCAACATATACTGCTAATGAGACACAAATTAATAGTTTTTTGCCCAATAAACAAAAACATGGTAGGGCGGTAAGGTACTGCATAGAAGAACAATTTAACAGACAAAGCTTTCAAAATTTGGACGTCACCAGGAGAAAAATGATAAACTGGCTCTTTAATAAAACGTCTGGAAATCAGTGGTGAAATAATCCACTAATGTGTATAGACAAAAAGTCCTAAAATGACATCATTATCCTGAGAAATTATTACCCAACAGTTATCAGCAGCACTTACAAGCAAATCTGTATATCCTGTTACCTGACAGAATCATAAATACCTAAAAATTTCCTggcaaaacaaaatattattctaGTTAACTGAAACATGTTCTCATAAAACACTAATACAACGCTGAGCATCTCCCAAACTCCTGACTGaacaaatataaaactaaatgtaCTCTtatccctgtttttcatttaggatACTATCTCTGGCGTTTTTTCCCTCCTGGCCTTTTTCTACTGGCCTCTGAGCTGTCTATGAGAACACCCCCTTTACCTCCCTCATCATGAAAAGTTTAGCAACACCATGTTGAAAAAAAATGTGCCACatctaaaaaagtaaaaatctgtAAAAAGAGGATTCCAGAATCCAGGGAAAAGAGGAATGATTTCCTCTGCTCGCACCCCCTCCCACAAAACTGGGTTAAGCTTCTGTGTGGAACAGTTTCATTTTTACATGACAGTAAATGGACCCTGAAGCTGATAGGCAAGGCTCTAACCCTCAGGGCCCTGGACAAAGACAACGGAAAGCAGAAGGTCAAATCCACAAAGTCATAAAAGCCACAACTGAAATAACCTTGAGTTTCAGACCTGACTATCTAGTCCAACCTTCTACAAACGTTAGAACaccttttcaaaatttttgagTGCTTCCTGTCCTAGGGAGCTGACCAACGTTTGAAGCATCCCATTTGGTTCTGAATAGCTCTAATACCTTCGGAGCTTTCACTTGGGAAATACGTATCCTGATGATTTTTGCCTAAAAGTCCCAGTTCCTTCAAAACTGTGTAAAATGAATCTGCTTCTTCCAAACGAGGGCCTTTTAAATACTTAATGATAATTATTACAGCCCACAAGGGTTGATTCTTTAATCCCCTAGATACATGGCCTGAATATTATACACATTTATTCCTTAAACTGTGACTTGTGTaagaaatacagattttaaatACCTTAATTTCTAATCCACTGCTCACCCCCTGGAGGAAGATCCCCGTCACCACCTATCAGCCCTGCCATCCTTTCCTAAACAGTCTCTACCTCCCAGCTACCCTCAACTTCCATCCACCCCATCAGACAAGGATCCCCAAAACACACGGCCTCATTACCCCCAACCAGGAACCCAAACGCCATAGCCTGGCATTCACCATACAAAAATTGGCTTCAACCTGTATTTCCAAATTTATCTTTCATGAATTTTCCACACAAATATTCCACTTTTGCTAGAAGGTCCACTCGCTACCTTCCCAAACAGCTCTCCTGATTCCCATTTCCTCTTTCGTCACTAAGATGCTCCTCTCCTGCCTTCTGCCTACCAGAAACTGAGAGCAGTAGAGTGTGGGTGAAGACCCAACAGTCCAAGATCAGATTGCTTGGGTTTCAGGACTTGCTGCTGCTGACCCGAGGCCAAGCTACTCAGCCtccctgtgcctcggtttccacATATGTAAAGTAGGGGACCCATCTCATTGCGGAAGGGTTGAGGATCCACCTAGTTTACCACAGTGCCCGGCCTGTGAGAGACTCGGCTGAATAAGCATAAAGGAGCAGCCATCCTTTCTGGCTCACACTGAGGTTATTACCCTCTGCAAAGCCTTTCCAGAGTATCTGGGTCTACAGGACCCACCCCCCTGTGTATTACTAAACTACTGCTAATGGCTGTACCCGATTATCTTCCCACCTGCTCTGTCATCTTTTTACAACCAGTTCAACAAAGATAAAGACTTACAGCTCTATGTAACCTCCTCAGAACCTGGTGAAGTACCCACAATGTAAGACAAATGTTGCTTACAGCAATTGAGTCTCTTCCCTGCAAAAACcatgcaaattattttaaattaggaAAATTATTAAGGCtcttgggtggggaggggccgaGTCTGTAACTTACTGTCTACTCCCTTTTCATGGTTTCCTAATGCAGACTTAGGTAAAATGCTTCTTCCTTGAATGGAGGTATTATGATCTCTCTTTGAACAGAAGTATAAAGTGATTGGGTACCTTCAGAACATAGAGGGGGAAATACTTGATCACCTTTACTGacttccattctctttttttgagacatagtcacataccgtacaatcacccacgttgtacaatcaattgttcacagtaccatcctatagctgtacattcatcacaatcaatttttaattcattctctTTTAACTGAGTTACTTTTTGTAATTCCTTGTAATCCAAGATTTCGGAAAAGATTATTTTACAAGGAGATGAGTAGAGAGGGTTTTTATAAGGTAAGACCCAAAGGGGTTCTGAGTGCCATGAATTTGAATGCAAATTTATACAAAGATCTGTATGTGCATTCTTCCCGGAAGAGAGTTCAGGGAGTTTCATTAGACTCTTAAAGGGATCTTTTACCCCAGATTCTCTCTCAATGGGATAAAAGGGAGTAAGAAGTCCTTCAGTATCCTAACCAGTGTGAATGAAGCGTGAGATGTGGGTGACCACAGATTTTAGAATGTGACCAATTCCCAAGTCTAAAATTTTAGCAATGGGGCACCTGCTCAAGTTCAGCATGAAACTAAGAAATTTAAAGACTTTTAGAATACATCCTCGGGcaactttcagttttaaaaattatcaccaGGATCacttttaacaaaattcaaccGCATTCTCTCGGCACCGAGGGAACTGCAGGCTGAAGCCAACTCCAGGCACCCTTTAGTTTCGGCCAGTTTAACTCAAACCACCCAGAAGTCTTGGAGACGTGAGCCCCATTATCACTCAAAGTTTCCCAGGTAGCGGGAACCCCTGGGCTCTGGAAAGAGGGGTGTGGAGGGCGGGACGCCGAGAAGAGGCCACTGATAATAAGCACAGATGGCCTTCTCCAAATACCAGCTTCCCCTGGTCCTCGAGCAAGGAAGTCACTTTCCACTAGTCCTTGGGCCCACGGCAGCTCCTTCCAGGGTGCTGCCCGCTCCGGGGGCGCCGCAGAGCTGCCAGGGCCCGGCCCGCGAGGGGTCCACGCCGCCCTCCGCGCCGCCCTCCCCGGCCCCGCCGCACCTCCAGCTTGAcgccgcccccgccgcccgcCGCGCCGCCGCTCAGGGCCTGGTCGCTCTTCTTCTTCTTGTACTTGTCCTTGTACATCTTGTTGCGGTGCTTCTTGCACATCCACGGCTTGCGCTGCTTGGCCACCTGGCTGGTGGTCTCGCGGCAGCCCTGGTACGTGCAGGTCTTGCTCGCGcccgcgcccccgccccgccgcccGGCCGCGCCGCCCTCGCCCCCCGACGCGGCCTCCTCGTCCTCCAGCTCCTCGGGGCTCGCCGCGCCCTCGCCGCCCGGCGGGTCCGAGCTGTCCAGCGGCTCCGCTTCGTCGTCGCCCGCCTCGTCCTCGCCCCCCGCCGCGGCCTCGCAGGGGCGCATCACCAGCAGGGCGAGCGGCGGGCCCGGGCCCGGGGTCCCGGGGAGGGGCGCGCCACTGGCGGCCCCCGGGCCCTCGGCGACGCCCTGCACCTCCGTGCTGCTGCGACGTGCCCGGGACCCCGCCCGCGGCCCAACGGCGCCCGGCACACCCGCGACCCGGCCCGCGACAGGAAGGGGCGCCGGCGCCGCGGAGAGACCCGACTGCGCCTGCGCGGCCACCGCTCAGCGAGAGCGTCGGCAACGACGAAGACTGCTGGCTCCCGAGGGGCGGAGCTCAGCGGGGCCGATTGCGCCTGCGTGGCCACAGCCCGCTTGATAGCATCTGTGCAGCCGCGGGCGACCAGAGGCGGCTCCGGAGGGGCGGTGCTGAGCCGGTTGTCGTGGGACCGACTGCGCTTGCGTCACCGCAGCCCACGCGAGAGCATCCGTACTGGCGACGAGAGCGGCTCCCGAGGGGTGGGGCTGGCTGGGGCTGGCTGCGCCTGCGCGACTCTGTTCCCTGCGGCCTCGTGGCTACCGCGGGCGATTGTGGCGGCGCTCGGCAGGGCGGGCTGACGTGCGCAGAGCGCCTGTAAGCGCCTTGGTCCCGACTCTCACTTTGTAAGTTGGACTTGCCGAGCGGCCGTGTGACTAGTGGCGTTAGGAGCCGTGAGGGCGATTCGTCCCGAGTTGCGCGGGGCGGGGAGCTGCACGCCGGGGCCCCCCACACCAGGGCCCGCAGGAGGGCCCCGCGGGCGGGAGCCGCAGAGTCCCCGGGGGCGTCCGGCCGAAGGAAGCCGGCGGAAGGCCCCGCCGCCAGACCCCCGCGCGGTCCCCCCCAGGACCCGCCTCCGTTCCGGCCCCCGCGGGCCGGGATCGTGAGGAGCGAGGGGGGGGGCTTCTATTTTCCTGGACTTTCTGAAATTCTCAATATGAGTCTCTGCTAATCCGTGGAAGTGAGTAGAGAATCCATGGTATCTTCGCAAAACGTCGTCCCGGGGTAGGAACGAAGGAGCTGATGGATCAGGTTTGAAGACAGTGGTGGGGAAATTTTCGCTTCCAAACCCTGCCGGTTCAGCTCATTAAGTAAACTGGGACCTGCCGCTGTCCTTCACTGGGCGCGATTGCACGCCaccattttatctcttttaatacTAAATGCAAATCCATGTGGAAGCCAGTTCTCACAGTCACTTGCGAGTTTATTAAGACATTTTACCgctttataaaagaaaagaaagaaagaaaaagtaaagatgCATGCCACTGAAGAGGACCCAGCACGATCATGTTTTCAAATGCTTGGACAAGGGGTAATTCTTGACCTAAGATAATTCCAAATCACAGTCTCCCTAAGTGGATGTTTAAActcaaataatatatttaatcttTTGGAGGCAGGGTAAGCACCAGCCTTCAGTTCACCTCTTATTGGAAAAAGTATTTAAAACCAGAGGTggatttatgtaaataaaaaaaatgaagcttaAGCTTCACAGCGCTGTCCAAGAAGCACTGTTCCCAGGGTCATATGcttttgtaaaatttgcaaaagaaagtCGTTTAACCCTAATCGATGGACTTGCAGTCCGCCACCTCTCTTCTTGAATCAGAAGCCCTGGGCATTTGGGGATCCGGTTGAAGGGAAGGCGAGCTGGGATGCTTTTAGTTTGGGTATAGTGGGATATATTACGTGGTTCACAGGACTTCAGTTTATGGTTCAGAGATTGCcggctcacccccacccccttgcaGCTACGCCTTTCAGGAAGATTCCCACCACTCTCTCTGCTGACTTACGAGCTTCTTGACTGGGAAGTGCAAGGCCAGGAGTCAAATCACAGAATGTGGCCTGTGATGCTCAGCATGAGACAGTGAAGGAGAAGAAGAGTTTGAAATACAGAGCCAGAAACTAATCTGTGGAAACTTATTCTAGTCATCCAGTGTGTAAAATTCTATGTACAAGATTTGTTTCTTGTCAATGCCCAGTCAACCGGAAGTTCTTTCTTTTCAGGAACAGACTCAGTAATTATACAATTATTAATGTACCATAAAttactttccttgtttttaatggGAATTGTGCAAAATAGAATTTTTCAGAACACTTGTGTTTTTAGGCACAAGCCTGCCAGTACTGCAAACAGGTGAAGTGCATGTTTTATGACTCCTATGAGCTGCACCTTTCCCTTGTTCCCTATTCTATGTCATCTGTGCCTTGAAATCCCCCCAGATTTCCTTGGCCAACCTTTCATGCGAAGACACATTCCCTGGTCTGCCCAGACTGTGGTGGCCCGGAAAGTATTATTTCATACATTGTGTTACCAGAGTCAACTTCTTCCCTCTGTCTTCAGAAACCCCCTTTCCCCAAGTTTCATTTATAGAATGTACCTTTGGTAAAGTAACACACTCACTCTTCTGTAGACCTCCCctcaccaaaaacaaaacaaaacaaaacagtacaaAAAACTAATGTTGCTATAAACTGATGGAGTTTACAGttcttctgaatttttaaaacttagataAAACATACTTTagttaaacaaataatttaaactaCATCATGAAGCCTCCACATATTTTTTGTATCCTTTTATGACTCAAGGATCTGTCCTATGTCTCAAGCATAGCTCAAGACGGATGAGAAGGTGACCTGTTTCTCACCCAAACCCGGACTTTTGCCAGCATCGCACCTCATAGAGTTGCCAGCTCTATGTTCATATAGATCAAGTTCTGCTTGTCATTGGCCTTCCAGGCAACCATTTGTCTGGGACCAGACTTATCTGGGTTACTTTaagatatttttggaaaaaagtaTGCTTACCTGCTTATGTTCTAATACGGACTCAACCTGGTAGTGTATCTGAGAATATCACAGTAGTTATAAATGTATGCATTGTGTGGACAGAAGAACTGTCCTTGTAAAGGAACCCAAAGAAGTCAGGTCTTAGGGATATTTCCCTGCTGTTCTGTATTCTGTTGGCATATTAGTGGAATTTGTATCAGGCCAGATTCAAGGATGATTGgtgtatgaaaaatataaaatgtgaaacACTCAGTCTCTGACTATGGTGAATATACCAGGTACTAATACCTGGGAATATTTTGACCCCTGAAAGTATACCTTTCTTACGCTGatgacataaatataaaatggttATGTATCTAACAACTCTCTGGAATCCTATTTCCAAAAGAGGTTatcttctggctgt from Choloepus didactylus isolate mChoDid1 chromosome 12, mChoDid1.pri, whole genome shotgun sequence includes the following:
- the LOC119507260 gene encoding regulatory factor X-associated protein isoform X2, with protein sequence MRPCEAAAGGEDEAGDDEAEPLDSSDPPGGEGAASPEELEDEEAASGGEGGAAGRRGGGAGASKTCTYQGCRETTSQVAKQRKPWMCKKHRNKMYKDKYKKKKSDQALSGGAAGGGGGVKLEESADSILAIVKQRAGSFGDRPARPTLLEQVLNQKRLQLYFF
- the LOC119507260 gene encoding regulatory factor X-associated protein isoform X1, translating into MRPCEAAAGGEDEAGDDEAEPLDSSDPPGGEGAASPEELEDEEAASGGEGGAAGRRGGGAGASKTCTYQGCRETTSQVAKQRKPWMCKKHRNKMYKDKYKKKKSDQALSGGAAGGGGGVKLEESADSILAIVKQRAGSFGDRPARPTLLEQVLNQKRLSLLRSPEVVQFLQKQQQLLNQQVLEQRQQQFPGAPV